A portion of the Oncorhynchus masou masou isolate Uvic2021 chromosome 11, UVic_Omas_1.1, whole genome shotgun sequence genome contains these proteins:
- the mtnr1c gene encoding LOW QUALITY PROTEIN: melatonin receptor type 1C (The sequence of the model RefSeq protein was modified relative to this genomic sequence to represent the inferred CDS: inserted 1 base in 1 codon), whose translation MDLNAPPPPQPSQQEVMGLRVIGSIFNIMVIAINHYCYICHSLHYNRLFSTRNTCCYLGITWLLTAMVTVHNVFVGSLQYDPCIYSCTFAQTXSSYYTISVVLIHFLVPLSVVCYCYLRIWVLVIQVKQRVKPNDEQKLKPSDLHNFLTMFVVFLLFAVCWGPLIFIGLAVATDPEGCLNAVIYGLLNQNFRKEYQRIFLWLCTALTVFVEGSRCGTEGFIRTTSKQSHVVSNSNQAEGEPVGE comes from the exons ATGGACcttaatgcccccccccccccccagcccagccagcaggAGGTCATGGGCCTCAGGGTCATTGGCTCCATCTTCAACATCATGGTCATTGCCATCAACCACTACTGCTACATTTGCCACAGCCTGCACTACAACCGCCTGTTCAGCACCAGGAACACCTGCTGCTACCTGGGCATCACCTGGCTGCTCACTGCCATGGTCACGGTGCACAACGTCTTTGTGGGCTCACTGCAGTACGACCCATGCATCTACTCCTGCACCTTCGCCCaga gcagctcctactacaccATCTCTGTGGTGCTCATCCACTTCCTGGTGCCCCTCTCGGTGGTCTGTTATTGCTACCTGAGGATCTGGGTGTTAGTCATCCAGGTGAAACAAAGGGTGAAACCAAATGACGAGCAGAAACTAAAGCCCAGCGACCTTCACAACTTCTTGACTATGTTTGTCGTGTTCCTATTGTTTGCTGTGTGCTGGGGACCACTCATCTTTATTGGCCTGGCAGTGGCCACTGACCCGGAAGGGTGTCTCAATGCTGTCATCTACGGGCTACTCAATCAGAACTTTCGTAAGGAATACCAGCGCATCTTCCTGTGGCTGTGCACCGCTCTAACAGTTTTTGTGGAAGGCTCCAGGTGTGGGACTGAGGGATTTATAAGAACAACAAGTAAACAGTCACATGTAGTGTCAAACAGCAATCAGGCCGAGGGTGAACCTGTAGGTGAATAG